A genomic segment from Micromonospora echinaurantiaca encodes:
- a CDS encoding C40 family peptidase — protein MPVAILPPHRHAPGRSARPGGLRRAAHRLLTLVAAAAVGAGLLAAPAYAAPSVEEIEAQIDKQWEQLEPTIEQYNKVRAQLKKNRSKAADLEKKIQPLALESELAMDRVGDLASRYYITGPSQDVAALLVSAKPSTLTEQLTLLDRLAAQERKQIEGVLAVRKKYDDQKQQLEALIADQVKQQDELATKKKHIEGEVKRLEKMLPVTTVKTDQCPTINGVVSEKARIAIRTACAQVGKPYVWGADGPNSFDCSGLTQYAYKAAGVYLTHHTGAQWNEGKAISRSDARPGDLVFFFSDLHHVGLYLGNDKMVHAPRAGKPVNVSSINTMPVAGFRRP, from the coding sequence GTGCCGGTGGCAATCCTGCCCCCCCATCGTCACGCACCGGGACGGTCTGCTCGTCCGGGTGGCCTGCGCCGGGCCGCCCACCGTCTGCTCACCCTGGTCGCCGCCGCGGCCGTCGGTGCCGGCCTGCTCGCCGCGCCGGCGTACGCCGCGCCCTCGGTCGAGGAGATCGAGGCGCAGATCGACAAGCAGTGGGAGCAGTTGGAGCCCACCATCGAGCAGTACAACAAGGTGCGGGCGCAGCTGAAGAAGAACCGCAGCAAGGCAGCGGACCTGGAGAAGAAGATTCAGCCGTTGGCGCTGGAGAGCGAGCTGGCGATGGACCGGGTGGGCGATCTCGCCTCCCGCTACTACATCACCGGCCCGTCCCAGGACGTCGCGGCCCTGCTGGTCAGCGCCAAGCCGAGCACGCTCACCGAGCAGCTCACCCTCCTCGACCGGCTGGCCGCGCAGGAGCGCAAGCAGATCGAGGGTGTGCTCGCGGTCCGCAAGAAGTACGACGACCAGAAGCAGCAGCTCGAGGCGCTGATCGCGGACCAGGTCAAGCAGCAGGACGAGCTGGCGACGAAGAAGAAGCACATCGAGGGCGAGGTCAAGCGGCTGGAGAAGATGCTGCCGGTGACCACGGTCAAGACGGACCAGTGCCCGACCATCAACGGGGTGGTCAGCGAGAAGGCCCGGATCGCGATCCGGACCGCCTGCGCCCAGGTCGGCAAGCCGTACGTGTGGGGCGCCGACGGGCCGAACTCGTTCGACTGCTCCGGCCTGACCCAGTACGCGTACAAGGCGGCCGGGGTCTACCTGACCCACCACACCGGCGCGCAGTGGAACGAGGGCAAGGCCATCTCGCGCTCCGACGCGCGCCCGGGTGACCTGGTCTTCTTCTTCAGCGACCTGCATCATGTCGGGCTATATCTCGGCAACGACAAGATGGTGCACGCGCCACGCGCCGGCAAACCGGTCAACGTCTCCAGCATCAACACCATGCCGGTCGCCGGGTTCCGCCGACCCTGA
- a CDS encoding GOLPH3/VPS74 family protein, with protein MAELTLAHELALLAYDDKGTLQLNRPALDHGLAGALLLELALAGRVEVVDDRLVVADPTPLGQRQLDDALARIGADDKRRRPKDWVGRLARDLPEQVLDGLVTAGVLRRESDRVLWVFPRTRYPSETGAEPAAETRARQRMTAAVAADGPVEPRTAALIGLARAVRLDRHLFQDLPSDRVKHRLAEIAAGDWASAATRKALQETEAAVLMVITSAATAATMTAATS; from the coding sequence ATGGCCGAACTCACCCTCGCGCACGAACTGGCCCTGCTGGCCTACGACGACAAGGGGACGCTCCAGCTCAACCGGCCCGCCCTCGACCACGGGTTGGCCGGGGCGCTACTGCTGGAACTGGCGCTCGCCGGCCGGGTCGAAGTGGTCGACGACCGCCTGGTGGTGGCCGACCCGACCCCGCTCGGTCAGCGGCAACTCGACGACGCACTGGCCCGGATCGGCGCCGACGACAAGCGTCGCCGGCCCAAGGACTGGGTCGGCCGGCTCGCCCGGGACCTGCCCGAGCAGGTGCTGGACGGGCTGGTCACCGCCGGCGTGCTGCGCCGGGAGTCGGACCGGGTGCTGTGGGTCTTCCCGCGTACCCGCTATCCGTCCGAGACCGGCGCGGAGCCGGCGGCGGAGACCCGGGCCCGGCAGCGGATGACCGCCGCGGTGGCTGCCGACGGCCCGGTGGAGCCGCGGACCGCCGCGCTGATCGGCCTGGCCCGGGCGGTCCGGCTGGATCGGCACCTCTTCCAGGATTTGCCCAGCGACCGGGTGAAGCACCGGCTGGCCGAGATCGCCGCCGGTGACTGGGCGTCCGCCGCGACCCGCAAGGCCCTCCAGGAGACCGAGGCCGCCGTGCTGATGGTGATCACCTCGGCCGCGACCGCCGCGACGATGACCGCCGCCACCTCCTGA
- a CDS encoding class E sortase — translation MSRAPEDWWESRDGRHRDPADEPTAFIPKTDRPAPTPRPTGGWPDPVLPRNVAAGPSGGSQAPGRDPVDVPRPAEPTRANQPDWTAEGVRPGRSAERGWPADPTPATGAGWFADPPGPQSSTGPAWSADPARTPAAQQQPGWPANPGRAGAPTEPRAAATGPTGLPDVSGHPVAERSGNASERPGNAPERPGGASEWTGAGPGRPATVPGQPATPTGPSHTDSPAATGPGHTGAPPPWPGNGTLRPAAPLTPRGPAAPGLSGAPLDADRPVSPARSGPAANPLADRAETPAGRPTPATDAPTAFLPQVARPATAGAGPATPVSPASPDRAADPAATALIPAVTGRTPGGPPAVDSTALMGAVPRTPTDPAGDSENVDEPLRPRRGERVVQLRPEQTGEGYRSVYSELTRPSLASRLRAGIRVTGEVLITFGLVVLLFAGYEVWGKSAIVDAHQNDLSQQLAQAWGPDGDPTVAPSASASPTAKPKPPVQGKPIAGLYIPKLDKNWVVVEGVTQKDIRYAPGHYPTSAMPGQVGNFSVAGHRNRATFWRLDELHDGDAIVVEDKNTWYVYKVTRNHIVKPTQVEVVAPVPGKPGQKPTQRMLTLTTCNPKFDNYQRLIIHAELDRSQPKSAGRPAELGG, via the coding sequence GTGAGTCGCGCGCCGGAGGACTGGTGGGAGAGCCGGGACGGGCGACACCGCGACCCGGCCGACGAGCCGACCGCGTTCATCCCCAAGACCGACCGGCCCGCTCCGACGCCCCGCCCGACGGGCGGCTGGCCGGATCCGGTCCTGCCGCGCAACGTGGCAGCCGGGCCCTCGGGCGGCAGCCAGGCCCCCGGGCGCGACCCGGTCGACGTGCCGCGCCCCGCCGAGCCCACCCGCGCGAACCAGCCGGACTGGACCGCCGAGGGTGTCCGGCCCGGGCGGTCCGCGGAACGGGGCTGGCCCGCCGACCCGACCCCCGCCACGGGGGCCGGCTGGTTCGCCGATCCGCCCGGCCCGCAATCGTCCACCGGCCCGGCGTGGTCGGCCGATCCGGCGCGTACTCCGGCCGCGCAGCAGCAGCCGGGCTGGCCGGCGAACCCCGGCCGAGCCGGTGCGCCCACCGAGCCCCGCGCGGCCGCCACCGGCCCGACCGGGCTGCCCGACGTCTCCGGTCACCCCGTCGCCGAGCGATCCGGCAACGCCTCCGAGCGGCCCGGCAACGCGCCAGAGCGGCCGGGCGGGGCGTCCGAGTGGACCGGCGCCGGTCCCGGCCGGCCCGCCACTGTGCCTGGCCAACCAGCCACGCCGACCGGGCCGAGCCACACCGACTCCCCGGCCGCCACGGGGCCGGGGCACACCGGTGCGCCGCCGCCGTGGCCGGGCAACGGCACCCTCCGGCCGGCGGCCCCGCTCACGCCACGCGGCCCGGCGGCGCCGGGCTTGTCCGGCGCGCCGCTCGACGCCGACCGGCCGGTCTCGCCCGCCCGGTCCGGCCCGGCCGCGAACCCGCTCGCCGACCGCGCCGAGACCCCGGCCGGGCGACCCACGCCCGCCACGGACGCGCCGACCGCGTTCCTTCCGCAGGTCGCCCGCCCCGCCACGGCGGGTGCCGGGCCGGCCACCCCGGTCTCCCCGGCCAGCCCCGACCGCGCCGCCGACCCCGCGGCCACCGCGCTGATCCCGGCCGTCACCGGGCGTACGCCGGGCGGCCCGCCCGCCGTCGACTCGACCGCTCTGATGGGTGCCGTCCCGCGTACGCCCACCGACCCGGCCGGCGACTCGGAGAACGTGGACGAGCCGCTCCGCCCGCGCCGCGGTGAGCGGGTGGTCCAGCTCCGGCCGGAGCAGACCGGCGAGGGCTACCGGAGCGTCTACTCGGAGCTGACCCGCCCGTCGCTCGCCTCCCGGCTGCGCGCCGGCATCCGGGTCACCGGCGAGGTGCTGATCACGTTCGGGCTGGTGGTGCTCCTCTTCGCCGGCTACGAGGTGTGGGGCAAGTCGGCGATCGTGGACGCCCACCAGAACGACCTCAGCCAGCAGTTGGCGCAGGCGTGGGGGCCGGACGGCGACCCGACCGTGGCGCCGTCGGCCAGCGCCAGCCCGACCGCCAAGCCCAAGCCACCGGTGCAGGGCAAGCCGATCGCCGGCCTCTACATCCCGAAGCTGGACAAGAACTGGGTGGTGGTCGAGGGCGTCACCCAGAAGGACATCCGGTACGCGCCGGGCCACTACCCGACCAGCGCCATGCCCGGCCAGGTGGGCAACTTCTCGGTGGCCGGGCACCGCAACCGGGCCACCTTCTGGCGGCTGGACGAGCTGCACGACGGCGACGCCATCGTGGTCGAGGACAAGAACACCTGGTACGTCTACAAGGTGACCCGCAACCACATCGTGAAGCCGACCCAGGTCGAGGTGGTGGCGCCGGTGCCGGGCAAGCCGGGCCAGAAGCCGACCCAGCGGATGCTCACGCTGACCACCTGCAACCCGAAGTTCGACAACTACCAACGCCTGATCATCCACGCCGAGCTGGACCGTTCCCAGCCGAAGTCGGCGGGTCGCCCGGCGGAGCTGGGAGGCTGA
- a CDS encoding DUF881 domain-containing protein has translation MEYTSGAASWQKVLRRAVAALLPRRPRQRRPGWSIGVPLIAAAAGLLFTTTATTAGGTALREDRRPQLNQLIEDRREQVAASERQAAALRHEVEQQTSALADTDGPIKEQQQRADAAREAAGFTALTGPGVTVELNDAPRRSEQNLPEGVSNDYLVVHQGDVQAVVNALWAGGAEAMSIMNVRVLATSAVRCVGNTLLLHGRVYSPPFKIVAIGDPAALQQALAGSEGVRLFKDAVDHYQLGYKEYVSTVTVPAFEDSTALRSATVPR, from the coding sequence GTGGAGTACACATCCGGCGCGGCCTCCTGGCAGAAGGTGCTCCGGCGGGCCGTCGCCGCGCTGCTGCCCCGGCGACCTCGGCAGCGACGACCGGGCTGGTCGATCGGCGTGCCGCTGATCGCCGCCGCGGCCGGACTGCTCTTCACCACCACCGCCACCACGGCCGGCGGCACCGCGCTGCGCGAGGACCGGCGGCCCCAGCTCAACCAGTTGATCGAGGACCGCCGCGAGCAGGTGGCGGCGAGCGAGCGCCAGGCCGCGGCGCTCCGCCACGAGGTGGAGCAGCAGACCAGCGCGCTGGCCGACACCGACGGACCGATCAAGGAACAGCAGCAGCGAGCCGACGCCGCCCGGGAGGCCGCCGGCTTCACCGCCCTCACCGGGCCGGGCGTCACGGTGGAACTCAACGACGCCCCCCGGCGCAGCGAGCAGAACCTGCCCGAAGGGGTCAGCAACGACTACCTGGTCGTCCACCAGGGCGACGTCCAGGCGGTGGTGAACGCGCTCTGGGCAGGCGGCGCGGAGGCCATGTCAATCATGAACGTCCGCGTGCTCGCCACCAGCGCGGTACGCTGCGTGGGTAACACCCTGCTGCTGCACGGTCGGGTGTACTCCCCGCCATTCAAGATCGTAGCAATCGGCGATCCCGCTGCCCTCCAGCAGGCCCTCGCCGGCTCTGAGGGAGTCCGGTTGTTCAAGGACGCGGTCGACCACTACCAGCTCGGCTACAAGGAGTACGTCTCCACGGTGACCGTCCCGGCGTTCGAGGACTCGACCGCCCTGCGTTCGGCGACGGTGCCCCGGTGA
- a CDS encoding hemolysin family protein, translated as MAELLVTVLLLLGNAFFVGSEFALIASRRTVVEPLAATSQRARWALSAMNQIPLMIAGAQLGITICSLGLGAIAEPALAHLLEPAFHALGLPAPAVHPVAFVLALGIVVFLHTVVGEMVPKNITLAGPEPSALWLGPAMLAFCLATKPLLLAMKWASRRVLRLWRIEATEAVKTVFTAAELAALVSQARTEGLLDAEEHARITGALALHARTAADALRPWSAVTTVAEDVSPASLEVLATRTGRSRFPVVQRSTRRVLGFVHVKDVLGYAGVSRRAPVPAEVYRPLAVVPPERTLADLLLAMRRERRHMVLVSDGRRPLGVVTLDDVLMAIVG; from the coding sequence ATGGCTGAGCTGCTGGTCACGGTGCTGCTGCTGCTCGGCAACGCGTTTTTCGTGGGCAGCGAGTTCGCCCTGATCGCGTCCCGGCGCACGGTGGTGGAACCGCTCGCGGCGACCTCCCAGCGGGCCCGGTGGGCGCTCTCCGCGATGAACCAGATCCCGCTGATGATCGCCGGCGCCCAGTTGGGCATCACCATCTGCTCGCTGGGGCTCGGCGCGATCGCCGAGCCGGCCCTGGCCCACCTGCTGGAGCCGGCGTTCCACGCGCTCGGCCTGCCGGCGCCGGCGGTGCACCCGGTCGCCTTCGTGCTCGCCCTCGGGATCGTGGTCTTCCTGCACACCGTGGTCGGCGAGATGGTGCCGAAGAACATCACGCTGGCCGGGCCGGAGCCGTCCGCGCTCTGGCTGGGCCCGGCCATGCTGGCGTTCTGCCTGGCCACCAAGCCGCTGCTGCTGGCCATGAAGTGGGCGTCCCGGCGGGTGCTGCGGCTGTGGCGGATCGAGGCCACCGAGGCGGTCAAGACGGTGTTCACCGCCGCGGAACTGGCCGCGCTGGTGTCGCAGGCGCGTACCGAGGGGCTGCTCGACGCCGAGGAGCACGCGCGGATCACCGGCGCACTCGCCCTGCACGCCCGGACCGCGGCCGACGCGCTGCGGCCCTGGTCGGCGGTGACCACCGTCGCCGAGGACGTCTCGCCTGCCTCGCTGGAGGTGCTGGCCACCCGGACCGGCCGGTCCCGGTTCCCGGTGGTGCAGCGCTCCACCCGACGGGTGCTCGGCTTCGTGCACGTCAAGGACGTGCTCGGGTACGCCGGGGTGAGCCGGCGGGCGCCGGTGCCGGCGGAGGTGTACCGGCCGCTGGCAGTGGTGCCGCCGGAGCGTACGCTCGCCGACCTGCTGCTGGCGATGCGACGCGAGCGGCGGCACATGGTGCTGGTGAGCGACGGCCGCCGGCCGCTCGGTGTGGTGACGCTCGACGATGTATTGATGGCAATCGTTGGCTGA
- a CDS encoding cell division protein CrgA, whose translation MPKSQVRKKKVYTPPTDVRPTATAATRKPSPVWLPVTAVALIVGGIGWLVVYYLSEQEYPVMSWGYWNLAVGFGAMVASLLLLSRWR comes from the coding sequence GTGCCCAAGTCTCAGGTCCGCAAGAAGAAGGTGTACACCCCGCCGACGGACGTGCGTCCGACGGCGACGGCGGCGACGCGTAAGCCTAGCCCGGTGTGGTTGCCGGTCACCGCGGTCGCGCTCATCGTCGGCGGTATCGGCTGGCTGGTGGTCTACTACCTGTCCGAGCAGGAGTACCCGGTCATGTCGTGGGGTTACTGGAACCTCGCGGTCGGCTTCGGCGCGATGGTCGCCTCGCTGCTCCTGCTCTCCCGCTGGCGCTGA
- a CDS encoding (Fe-S)-binding protein: MGSVQIVTTILAFAITAVAVGLAVRAVMKMTAVIRLGQPDPERFGNKGTRTKTMLVETAGHTRMLRWSVVGAAHWFVMIAFVVLSLLVLEAYFEVVSTTGELPVIGHWTIFGLATEVIGVLGLVGIVVLMAIRLRNRPTRPGGRSRFTGSTMWQGYFVEWVVLLVLIFGFLIRGFKVATDHFVYPAWATPVSHAIGAALPNWEAGVSLAALIKIVISMTWLIVISLNVTMGVAWHRFLAFPNIFFKRNPDRAGSGLGALRPMMSAGKPLDFEEADPEKDQFGVAQVEQFTWKGLLDFSTCTECGRCQSQCPAWNTGKPLSPKLLVLSLRDHAYAKAPYLLAGGGKDLTGEEKATAAQLAHVDVLALAEADKPLIGTAEEGGVIDPDVLWSCTTCGACVEQCPVDIEHVDHIVDMRRYQVLIESSFPSEAGVMLRNLENKGNPWGAPQNTREDWTKGLDFEVPRVGEVEDFEYLFWVGCAGAFEDRAKKTTRAVATLLNEAGVKFAILGEGETCSGDPARRIGNEFVFQMLAQQNVETLNEAFGDREKSKRKIVATCPHCFNTLGNEYGQLGGEFEVVHHTQLLAHLVATGKLTPVQPVDGGVTYHDPCYLGRHNRVFAPPREVLGTAISGELTEMPRNSERSFCCGAGGARMWMEEKIGKRINVERVEEAMSTGAKTVAVGCPFCSTMLNDGVNGKGASEQVEVVDVASVLLRSVKPEQAQGDKETEPVAG; the protein is encoded by the coding sequence ATGGGCAGCGTCCAGATCGTCACCACGATCCTCGCGTTCGCCATCACCGCCGTGGCGGTGGGGCTGGCGGTACGCGCGGTCATGAAGATGACGGCCGTCATCCGGCTGGGTCAGCCCGACCCGGAGCGGTTCGGGAACAAGGGCACCCGCACGAAGACCATGCTGGTCGAGACCGCCGGCCACACCCGGATGCTCCGGTGGAGCGTGGTCGGCGCGGCGCACTGGTTCGTGATGATCGCCTTCGTCGTGCTCTCGCTGCTGGTGCTCGAGGCGTACTTCGAGGTGGTCAGCACCACCGGTGAGCTGCCGGTGATCGGGCACTGGACGATCTTCGGCCTGGCCACCGAGGTCATCGGGGTGCTCGGCCTGGTCGGCATCGTGGTGCTGATGGCGATCCGGCTGCGCAACCGGCCCACCCGGCCGGGCGGCCGCTCCCGGTTCACCGGCTCCACCATGTGGCAGGGCTACTTCGTCGAGTGGGTCGTGCTGCTGGTCCTGATCTTCGGCTTCCTGATCCGTGGCTTCAAGGTCGCCACCGACCACTTCGTGTACCCGGCCTGGGCCACCCCGGTCAGCCACGCCATCGGCGCCGCGCTGCCGAACTGGGAGGCGGGCGTCAGCCTCGCCGCGCTGATCAAGATCGTCATCTCGATGACCTGGCTCATCGTCATCTCGCTGAACGTCACCATGGGCGTGGCCTGGCACCGCTTCCTGGCATTCCCGAACATCTTCTTCAAGCGCAACCCGGACCGGGCCGGCTCCGGCCTCGGCGCGCTGCGGCCGATGATGAGCGCCGGCAAGCCGCTCGACTTCGAGGAGGCCGACCCGGAGAAGGACCAGTTCGGCGTCGCCCAGGTGGAGCAGTTCACCTGGAAGGGCCTGCTGGACTTCAGCACCTGCACCGAGTGCGGCCGCTGCCAGTCGCAGTGCCCGGCGTGGAACACCGGCAAGCCGCTGTCGCCGAAGCTGCTGGTGCTGAGCCTGCGCGACCACGCGTACGCCAAGGCGCCCTACCTGCTGGCCGGCGGCGGCAAGGACCTGACCGGTGAGGAGAAGGCCACCGCCGCCCAGCTCGCGCACGTCGACGTGCTCGCCCTCGCCGAGGCCGACAAGCCGCTGATCGGCACGGCCGAGGAGGGCGGCGTCATCGACCCGGACGTGCTCTGGTCCTGCACCACCTGCGGCGCCTGCGTCGAGCAGTGCCCGGTGGACATCGAGCACGTCGACCACATCGTCGACATGCGTCGCTACCAGGTGCTCATCGAGTCGAGCTTCCCGTCCGAGGCCGGCGTGATGCTGCGCAACCTGGAGAACAAGGGCAACCCGTGGGGCGCCCCGCAGAACACCCGCGAGGACTGGACCAAGGGCCTGGACTTCGAGGTGCCGCGGGTCGGCGAGGTCGAGGACTTCGAGTACCTCTTCTGGGTCGGCTGCGCCGGCGCGTTCGAGGACCGGGCCAAGAAGACCACCCGGGCGGTCGCCACGCTGCTCAACGAGGCGGGCGTGAAGTTCGCGATCCTCGGCGAGGGCGAGACCTGCTCGGGCGACCCGGCCCGCCGGATCGGCAACGAGTTCGTCTTCCAGATGCTCGCCCAGCAGAACGTCGAGACGCTCAACGAGGCGTTCGGCGACCGGGAGAAGAGCAAGCGGAAGATCGTCGCGACCTGCCCGCACTGCTTCAACACCCTGGGCAACGAGTACGGCCAGCTCGGCGGCGAGTTCGAGGTGGTGCACCACACCCAGCTGCTGGCCCACCTGGTCGCCACCGGCAAGCTCACCCCGGTGCAGCCGGTCGACGGCGGCGTCACCTACCACGACCCCTGCTACCTGGGCCGGCACAACCGGGTCTTCGCCCCGCCGCGTGAGGTGCTCGGCACCGCGATCTCCGGCGAGCTCACCGAGATGCCGCGGAACAGCGAGCGCTCCTTCTGCTGCGGTGCCGGCGGCGCCCGGATGTGGATGGAGGAGAAGATCGGCAAGCGGATCAACGTGGAGCGGGTCGAGGAGGCCATGTCCACCGGGGCGAAGACGGTCGCCGTCGGCTGCCCGTTCTGCTCGACGATGCTCAACGACGGTGTGAACGGCAAGGGCGCCAGCGAGCAGGTCGAGGTGGTCGACGTGGCCAGCGTGCTGCTCCGTTCGGTCAAGCCGGAGCAGGCGCAGGGCGACAAGGAGACCGAGCCGGTCGCCGGCTGA
- a CDS encoding hemolysin family protein encodes MRESRRGEATIDGLLLTTLLPLVGFLLLTGGNAFFVAAEFALVTVDRAEIDRRAAGGDGPAATVRRALRELSFQLSGAQLGITITALLTGYLAEPALARLFAPLLDPIAGPATDRLTPFLALALATLISMLFGELVPKNLALARPMPAALATAAPMRAFSRTFGWLIRGLNGSANRLVRAFGIEPQEELASARSPEELGLLAAISARAGALPPDTAMLLRRTIRFGEKRAAEAMTPRVDVIALRATATVAELLDLARHTGRTRFPVYEETLDLVTGVAGVSDALGVPPDRRASTAVGSVAREPVYVPESLDLDGVLAALRAADADLAIVVDEYGGTDGVVTVEDLVEELVGEIADEFDPAAVPDVGPVELTVPGGERTVLVDGVLRSDELVEQTGFRLPEGPYETLAGFLMARLGHIPVAGETVEDSGYEFTVVEVERHRIEQVRVLRPEDPDDDG; translated from the coding sequence GTGCGAGAATCGCGCCGAGGTGAGGCGACCATCGACGGCCTGCTCCTGACCACGCTGCTTCCCCTGGTCGGCTTCCTGCTGCTGACCGGCGGCAACGCGTTCTTCGTCGCGGCCGAGTTCGCCCTGGTCACCGTGGACCGCGCCGAGATCGACCGGCGGGCCGCCGGCGGTGACGGCCCGGCCGCGACCGTACGGCGGGCGCTGCGCGAGCTCTCCTTCCAGCTCTCCGGCGCGCAGCTCGGCATCACCATCACCGCCCTGCTCACCGGCTACCTCGCCGAACCCGCGCTGGCCCGGCTCTTCGCGCCGCTGCTGGACCCGATCGCCGGGCCGGCCACCGACCGGCTCACCCCGTTCCTGGCGCTCGCCCTGGCCACCCTGATCTCCATGCTCTTCGGGGAGCTGGTGCCGAAGAACCTCGCGCTGGCCCGGCCGATGCCCGCGGCGCTGGCCACCGCGGCGCCGATGCGGGCCTTCTCGCGCACCTTCGGCTGGCTGATCCGGGGCCTGAACGGCTCGGCGAACCGCCTGGTCCGCGCGTTCGGCATCGAGCCGCAGGAGGAGCTGGCCAGCGCTCGCTCACCGGAGGAGCTGGGCCTGCTGGCGGCCATCTCGGCCCGGGCCGGTGCGCTGCCGCCGGACACCGCGATGCTGCTGCGCCGCACCATCCGCTTCGGTGAGAAGCGGGCGGCCGAGGCGATGACGCCCCGGGTGGACGTGATCGCGCTGCGCGCCACGGCCACGGTGGCCGAGCTGCTCGATCTCGCCCGGCACACCGGCCGGACCCGGTTCCCGGTCTACGAGGAGACGCTCGACCTGGTCACCGGCGTCGCCGGGGTGTCCGACGCGCTCGGCGTGCCGCCGGACCGGCGCGCCTCGACCGCCGTCGGTTCGGTGGCCCGCGAGCCGGTGTACGTGCCGGAGAGCCTCGACCTCGACGGGGTGCTCGCCGCGCTCCGGGCCGCCGACGCCGACCTCGCCATCGTGGTCGACGAGTACGGCGGCACGGACGGCGTGGTGACCGTCGAGGACCTGGTGGAGGAGCTGGTCGGCGAGATCGCCGACGAGTTCGACCCGGCCGCGGTGCCCGACGTCGGGCCGGTCGAGCTGACGGTGCCCGGCGGGGAACGCACGGTGCTGGTCGACGGCGTGCTGCGCTCGGACGAGCTGGTCGAGCAGACCGGGTTCCGGCTGCCCGAGGGTCCGTACGAGACGCTCGCCGGGTTCCTGATGGCCCGGCTGGGGCACATTCCGGTCGCCGGCGAGACGGTCGAGGATTCCGGGTACGAGTTCACCGTCGTGGAGGTGGAGCGGCACCGGATCGAGCAGGTCCGGGTGCTCCGCCCCGAGGATCCGGACGACGATGGCTGA